From one Gossypium hirsutum isolate 1008001.06 chromosome D08, Gossypium_hirsutum_v2.1, whole genome shotgun sequence genomic stretch:
- the LOC107932481 gene encoding uncharacterized protein isoform X10, whose translation MGFQCKMPFAGAGAPPSSYQGELQCPKISFSDHDNHDLNASNDSLDLWNAATENQLSVFDMLINDESEVGSERSLVHEAHVAFSVEGLGKMRTKTPLHSPKQGGRISSDDCSLAWNFSRQLNSLKGSNFVLNDSELEVDMDVPLGSSPSQFSVDITDSHGNWKPNLSTFSDDMQLDSHYRNSKCSFGDTDISYNIGREDIWDAKVSYLDDGFPHEREDDISWKYWPHKIDGNSGDFLDYENGEIPDNAFEGHYMLRKRGVKATNLNSLDPSPKHLSSKVGHDLTTLIGESGRYNPIQTNYDVTDLPAQPGWPFFGTEDVKDSLSLLSFSSEESCSSSAVRGETIDSSPPNLMPRQSRRICSTFGRTRMKYDLVNDFAKETRCEDRDNLGQPSGKYMRTPVPLKSTATKRASYYLQGGIELSQKWLLEERCNGVDIDLGFSSFHCTSQANLPSVGSQLWAEDPIVFSNIGAGSIKHALSPDSGRQGVPLDLFDAGQHREIGFLDLSVRGRVNGDDKRKPKSPPANCKQLEFEMENCFGNDLLFSKEPIVMGGSNPNNKEDEFNEAKDGTLETKGSLGVETSPSVKIHEKGESKGYECDVEIPLPCQSGTEQKSLMQEQK comes from the exons ATGGGGTTTCAGTGCAAAATGCCATTTGCTGGTGCAGGTGCTCCACCATCAAGCTATCAAGGAGAGTTACAATGCCCAAA GATTTCATTTAGCGATCATGATAATCATGATTTAAATGCTTCCAATGATAGTTTGGATCTCTGGAATGCAGCCACTGAGAATC AATTATCTGTTTTCGACATGCTTATTAATGATGAATCAGAGGTGGGTTCAGAAAGAAGTCTGGTTCATGAAGCTCATGTTGCTTTTTCAGTTGAAG GTTTAGGTAAGATGAGAACAAAGACTCCATTGCACTCACCAAAGCAAGGGGGCAG AATCTCTTCTGATGATTGCTCATTAGCCTGGAACTTTTCAAGGCAACTAAACTCATTGAAGGGTTCTAACTTTGTGCTAAATGATAGTGAACTAGAAGTG GACATGGATGTTCCTCTTGGTAGCAGTCCTTCGCAGTTCTCAGTCGATATAACTGATTCACATGGCAATTGGAAGCCAAACCTCTCCACTTTTTCTGATGACATGCAACTTGACAGCCATTACAGAAATAGCAAGTGCTCTTTTGGTGACACTGACATTTCCTACAACATAGGAAGGGAAGATATATGGGATG CTAAAGTTAGCTACCTAGATGATGGCTTTCCCCATGAAAGGGAAGATGACATTTCTTGGAAATACTGGCCACACAAAATAGATGGTAATTCTGGAGATTTTTTGGATTATGAAAATGGTGAGATACCAGATAATGCTTTTGAAGGGCATTACATGCTGAGGAAAAG GGGTGTCAAAGCAACAAATTTGAATAGTTTAG ATCCTTCTCCAAAGCATTTATCATCAAAAGTTGGTCATGATTTGACAACTTTAATTGGGGAAAG TGGCAGGTATAACCCAATTCAAACGAATTATGATGTAACAGATTTGCCAGCCCAACCAGGTTGGCCTTTTTTTGGGACTGAAGATGTAAAGGATAGCTTGAGCTTGCTGAG CTTTAGCAGTGAAGAATCATGCTCTTCTAGCGCAG TGAGGGGTGAAACGATAGACAGTTCACCTCCAAATCTAATGCCTAGGCAGAGCAGAAGAATATGTAGTACATTTGGTAGGACCAGAATGAAGTATGATCTGGTCAATGATTTTGCCAAGGAAACACGTTGCGAAGACAGAGATAATCTTGGGCAACCATCTGGCAAATATATGAGGACTCCAGTTCCGCTCAAGTCAACAGCAACCAAGCGTGCAAGCTATTATCTCCAAGGGGGAATAGAACTATCTCAGAAATGGTTGCTTGAGGAAAGATGCAATGGAGTTGATATAGATTTGGGTTTCAGTTCTTTCCATTGCACCTCACAGGCAAACCTTCCATCTGTAGGATCCCAGCTGTGGGCTGAAGATCCTATTG TATTCTCAAATATCGGGGCTGGATCAATCAAGCATGCCCTATCTCCAGATTCAGGAAGACAAGGTGTTCCTTTGGATTTGTTTGATGCTGGTCAGCATAGAGAGATTGGATTTCTTGATTTATCAGTACGAGGACGAGTTAATGGAGATGATAAAAGAAAACCAAAGTCCCCACCAGCCAACTGCAAACAGTTAGAATTTGAAATGGAAAATTGCTTTGGAAatgatttattattttcaaaGGAGCCCATAGTAATGGGTGGTTCAAATCCGAATAACAAGGAGGATGAATTCAATGAAGCAAAAGATGGAACTCTAGAAACAAAGGGGAGCCTTGGTGTGGAAACATCACCATCTGTTAAGATCCATGAGAAAGGAGAGAGCAAAGG ATATGAGTGTGATGTAGAAATTCCACTTCCTTGTCAAAGCGGGACAGAACAGAAG AGCTTAATGCAGGAACAGAAATGA
- the LOC107932481 gene encoding uncharacterized protein isoform X4 has protein sequence MGFQCKMPFAGAGAPPSSYQGELQCPKISFSDHDNHDLNASNDSLDLWNAATENQLSVFDMLINDESEVGSERSLVHEAHVAFSVEGLGKMRTKTPLHSPKQGGRISSDDCSLAWNFSRQLNSLKGSNFVLNDSELEVDMDVPLGSSPSQFSVDITDSHGNWKPNLSTFSDDMQLDSHYRNSKCSFGDTDISYNIGREDIWDAKVSYLDDGFPHEREDDISWKYWPHKIDGNSGDFLDYENGEIPDNAFEGHYMLRKRGVKATNLNSLDPSPKHLSSKVGHDLTTLIGESGRYNPIQTNYDVTDLPAQPGWPFFGTEDVKDSLSLLSFSSEESCSSSAVRGETIDSSPPNLMPRQSRRICSTFGRTRMKYDLVNDFAKETRCEDRDNLGQPSGKYMRTPVPLKSTATKRASYYLQGGIELSQKWLLEERCNGVDIDLGFSSFHCTSQANLPSVGSQLWAEDPIGAFPVPELNLNVKSCFNTPKHSESIHCLPFSCFTSEKFAFCQPLNQTNAFDSPVFSNIGAGSIKHALSPDSGRQGVPLDLFDAGQHREIGFLDLSVRGRVNGDDKRKPKSPPANCKQLEFEMENCFGNDLLFSKEPIVMGGSNPNNKEDEFNEAKDGTLETKGSLGVETSPSVKIHEKGESKGYECDVEIPLPCQSGTEQKEQK, from the exons ATGGGGTTTCAGTGCAAAATGCCATTTGCTGGTGCAGGTGCTCCACCATCAAGCTATCAAGGAGAGTTACAATGCCCAAA GATTTCATTTAGCGATCATGATAATCATGATTTAAATGCTTCCAATGATAGTTTGGATCTCTGGAATGCAGCCACTGAGAATC AATTATCTGTTTTCGACATGCTTATTAATGATGAATCAGAGGTGGGTTCAGAAAGAAGTCTGGTTCATGAAGCTCATGTTGCTTTTTCAGTTGAAG GTTTAGGTAAGATGAGAACAAAGACTCCATTGCACTCACCAAAGCAAGGGGGCAG AATCTCTTCTGATGATTGCTCATTAGCCTGGAACTTTTCAAGGCAACTAAACTCATTGAAGGGTTCTAACTTTGTGCTAAATGATAGTGAACTAGAAGTG GACATGGATGTTCCTCTTGGTAGCAGTCCTTCGCAGTTCTCAGTCGATATAACTGATTCACATGGCAATTGGAAGCCAAACCTCTCCACTTTTTCTGATGACATGCAACTTGACAGCCATTACAGAAATAGCAAGTGCTCTTTTGGTGACACTGACATTTCCTACAACATAGGAAGGGAAGATATATGGGATG CTAAAGTTAGCTACCTAGATGATGGCTTTCCCCATGAAAGGGAAGATGACATTTCTTGGAAATACTGGCCACACAAAATAGATGGTAATTCTGGAGATTTTTTGGATTATGAAAATGGTGAGATACCAGATAATGCTTTTGAAGGGCATTACATGCTGAGGAAAAG GGGTGTCAAAGCAACAAATTTGAATAGTTTAG ATCCTTCTCCAAAGCATTTATCATCAAAAGTTGGTCATGATTTGACAACTTTAATTGGGGAAAG TGGCAGGTATAACCCAATTCAAACGAATTATGATGTAACAGATTTGCCAGCCCAACCAGGTTGGCCTTTTTTTGGGACTGAAGATGTAAAGGATAGCTTGAGCTTGCTGAG CTTTAGCAGTGAAGAATCATGCTCTTCTAGCGCAG TGAGGGGTGAAACGATAGACAGTTCACCTCCAAATCTAATGCCTAGGCAGAGCAGAAGAATATGTAGTACATTTGGTAGGACCAGAATGAAGTATGATCTGGTCAATGATTTTGCCAAGGAAACACGTTGCGAAGACAGAGATAATCTTGGGCAACCATCTGGCAAATATATGAGGACTCCAGTTCCGCTCAAGTCAACAGCAACCAAGCGTGCAAGCTATTATCTCCAAGGGGGAATAGAACTATCTCAGAAATGGTTGCTTGAGGAAAGATGCAATGGAGTTGATATAGATTTGGGTTTCAGTTCTTTCCATTGCACCTCACAGGCAAACCTTCCATCTGTAGGATCCCAGCTGTGGGCTGAAGATCCTATTGGTGCCTTTCCTGTTCCTGAACTGAATCTTAATGTCAAATCTTGCTTTAATACACCTAAGCACAGTGAATCTATTCACTGTTTGCCTTTTAGCTGTTTCACATCCGAGAAGTTTGCTTTTTGCCAACCATTGAATCAAACAAACGCTTTTGATTCTCCAGTATTCTCAAATATCGGGGCTGGATCAATCAAGCATGCCCTATCTCCAGATTCAGGAAGACAAGGTGTTCCTTTGGATTTGTTTGATGCTGGTCAGCATAGAGAGATTGGATTTCTTGATTTATCAGTACGAGGACGAGTTAATGGAGATGATAAAAGAAAACCAAAGTCCCCACCAGCCAACTGCAAACAGTTAGAATTTGAAATGGAAAATTGCTTTGGAAatgatttattattttcaaaGGAGCCCATAGTAATGGGTGGTTCAAATCCGAATAACAAGGAGGATGAATTCAATGAAGCAAAAGATGGAACTCTAGAAACAAAGGGGAGCCTTGGTGTGGAAACATCACCATCTGTTAAGATCCATGAGAAAGGAGAGAGCAAAGG ATATGAGTGTGATGTAGAAATTCCACTTCCTTGTCAAAGCGGGACAGAACAGAAG GAACAGAAATGA
- the LOC107932481 gene encoding uncharacterized protein isoform X7, giving the protein MGFQCKMPFAGAGAPPSSYQGELQCPKISFSDHDNHDLNASNDSLDLWNAATENQLSVFDMLINDESEVGSERSLVHEAHVAFSVEGLGKMRTKTPLHSPKQGGRISSDDCSLAWNFSRQLNSLKGSNFVLNDSELEVDMDVPLGSSPSQFSVDITDSHGNWKPNLSTFSDDMQLDSHYRNSKCSFGDTDISYNIGREDIWDAKVSYLDDGFPHEREDDISWKYWPHKIDGNSGDFLDYENGEIPDNAFEGHYMLRKRGVKATNLNSLDPSPKHLSSKVGHDLTTLIGERYEISLQDLPAQPGWPFFGTEDVKDSLSLLSFSSEESCSSSAVRGETIDSSPPNLMPRQSRRICSTFGRTRMKYDLVNDFAKETRCEDRDNLGQPSGKYMRTPVPLKSTATKRASYYLQGGIELSQKWLLEERCNGVDIDLGFSSFHCTSQANLPSVGSQLWAEDPIGAFPVPELNLNVKSCFNTPKHSESIHCLPFSCFTSEKFAFCQPLNQTNAFDSPVFSNIGAGSIKHALSPDSGRQGVPLDLFDAGQHREIGFLDLSVRGRVNGDDKRKPKSPPANCKQLEFEMENCFGNDLLFSKEPIVMGGSNPNNKEDEFNEAKDGTLETKGSLGVETSPSVKIHEKGESKGYECDVEIPLPCQSGTEQKSLMQEQK; this is encoded by the exons ATGGGGTTTCAGTGCAAAATGCCATTTGCTGGTGCAGGTGCTCCACCATCAAGCTATCAAGGAGAGTTACAATGCCCAAA GATTTCATTTAGCGATCATGATAATCATGATTTAAATGCTTCCAATGATAGTTTGGATCTCTGGAATGCAGCCACTGAGAATC AATTATCTGTTTTCGACATGCTTATTAATGATGAATCAGAGGTGGGTTCAGAAAGAAGTCTGGTTCATGAAGCTCATGTTGCTTTTTCAGTTGAAG GTTTAGGTAAGATGAGAACAAAGACTCCATTGCACTCACCAAAGCAAGGGGGCAG AATCTCTTCTGATGATTGCTCATTAGCCTGGAACTTTTCAAGGCAACTAAACTCATTGAAGGGTTCTAACTTTGTGCTAAATGATAGTGAACTAGAAGTG GACATGGATGTTCCTCTTGGTAGCAGTCCTTCGCAGTTCTCAGTCGATATAACTGATTCACATGGCAATTGGAAGCCAAACCTCTCCACTTTTTCTGATGACATGCAACTTGACAGCCATTACAGAAATAGCAAGTGCTCTTTTGGTGACACTGACATTTCCTACAACATAGGAAGGGAAGATATATGGGATG CTAAAGTTAGCTACCTAGATGATGGCTTTCCCCATGAAAGGGAAGATGACATTTCTTGGAAATACTGGCCACACAAAATAGATGGTAATTCTGGAGATTTTTTGGATTATGAAAATGGTGAGATACCAGATAATGCTTTTGAAGGGCATTACATGCTGAGGAAAAG GGGTGTCAAAGCAACAAATTTGAATAGTTTAG ATCCTTCTCCAAAGCATTTATCATCAAAAGTTGGTCATGATTTGACAACTTTAATTGGGGAAAGGTATGAAATTTCCCTCCAAG ATTTGCCAGCCCAACCAGGTTGGCCTTTTTTTGGGACTGAAGATGTAAAGGATAGCTTGAGCTTGCTGAG CTTTAGCAGTGAAGAATCATGCTCTTCTAGCGCAG TGAGGGGTGAAACGATAGACAGTTCACCTCCAAATCTAATGCCTAGGCAGAGCAGAAGAATATGTAGTACATTTGGTAGGACCAGAATGAAGTATGATCTGGTCAATGATTTTGCCAAGGAAACACGTTGCGAAGACAGAGATAATCTTGGGCAACCATCTGGCAAATATATGAGGACTCCAGTTCCGCTCAAGTCAACAGCAACCAAGCGTGCAAGCTATTATCTCCAAGGGGGAATAGAACTATCTCAGAAATGGTTGCTTGAGGAAAGATGCAATGGAGTTGATATAGATTTGGGTTTCAGTTCTTTCCATTGCACCTCACAGGCAAACCTTCCATCTGTAGGATCCCAGCTGTGGGCTGAAGATCCTATTGGTGCCTTTCCTGTTCCTGAACTGAATCTTAATGTCAAATCTTGCTTTAATACACCTAAGCACAGTGAATCTATTCACTGTTTGCCTTTTAGCTGTTTCACATCCGAGAAGTTTGCTTTTTGCCAACCATTGAATCAAACAAACGCTTTTGATTCTCCAGTATTCTCAAATATCGGGGCTGGATCAATCAAGCATGCCCTATCTCCAGATTCAGGAAGACAAGGTGTTCCTTTGGATTTGTTTGATGCTGGTCAGCATAGAGAGATTGGATTTCTTGATTTATCAGTACGAGGACGAGTTAATGGAGATGATAAAAGAAAACCAAAGTCCCCACCAGCCAACTGCAAACAGTTAGAATTTGAAATGGAAAATTGCTTTGGAAatgatttattattttcaaaGGAGCCCATAGTAATGGGTGGTTCAAATCCGAATAACAAGGAGGATGAATTCAATGAAGCAAAAGATGGAACTCTAGAAACAAAGGGGAGCCTTGGTGTGGAAACATCACCATCTGTTAAGATCCATGAGAAAGGAGAGAGCAAAGG ATATGAGTGTGATGTAGAAATTCCACTTCCTTGTCAAAGCGGGACAGAACAGAAG AGCTTAATGCAGGAACAGAAATGA
- the LOC107932481 gene encoding uncharacterized protein isoform X8, translating into MGFQCKMPFAGAGAPPSSYQGELQCPKISFSDHDNHDLNASNDSLDLWNAATENQLSVFDMLINDESEVGSERSLVHEAHVAFSVEGLGKMRTKTPLHSPKQGGRISSDDCSLAWNFSRQLNSLKGSNFVLNDSELEVDMDVPLGSSPSQFSVDITDSHGNWKPNLSTFSDDMQLDSHYRNSKCSFGDTDISYNIGREDIWDAKVSYLDDGFPHEREDDISWKYWPHKIDGNSGDFLDYENGEIPDNAFEGHYMLRKRGVKATNLNSLDPSPKHLSSKVGHDLTTLIGERYEISLQDLPAQPGWPFFGTEDVKDSLSLLSSEESCSSSAVRGETIDSSPPNLMPRQSRRICSTFGRTRMKYDLVNDFAKETRCEDRDNLGQPSGKYMRTPVPLKSTATKRASYYLQGGIELSQKWLLEERCNGVDIDLGFSSFHCTSQANLPSVGSQLWAEDPIGAFPVPELNLNVKSCFNTPKHSESIHCLPFSCFTSEKFAFCQPLNQTNAFDSPVFSNIGAGSIKHALSPDSGRQGVPLDLFDAGQHREIGFLDLSVRGRVNGDDKRKPKSPPANCKQLEFEMENCFGNDLLFSKEPIVMGGSNPNNKEDEFNEAKDGTLETKGSLGVETSPSVKIHEKGESKGYECDVEIPLPCQSGTEQKSLMQEQK; encoded by the exons ATGGGGTTTCAGTGCAAAATGCCATTTGCTGGTGCAGGTGCTCCACCATCAAGCTATCAAGGAGAGTTACAATGCCCAAA GATTTCATTTAGCGATCATGATAATCATGATTTAAATGCTTCCAATGATAGTTTGGATCTCTGGAATGCAGCCACTGAGAATC AATTATCTGTTTTCGACATGCTTATTAATGATGAATCAGAGGTGGGTTCAGAAAGAAGTCTGGTTCATGAAGCTCATGTTGCTTTTTCAGTTGAAG GTTTAGGTAAGATGAGAACAAAGACTCCATTGCACTCACCAAAGCAAGGGGGCAG AATCTCTTCTGATGATTGCTCATTAGCCTGGAACTTTTCAAGGCAACTAAACTCATTGAAGGGTTCTAACTTTGTGCTAAATGATAGTGAACTAGAAGTG GACATGGATGTTCCTCTTGGTAGCAGTCCTTCGCAGTTCTCAGTCGATATAACTGATTCACATGGCAATTGGAAGCCAAACCTCTCCACTTTTTCTGATGACATGCAACTTGACAGCCATTACAGAAATAGCAAGTGCTCTTTTGGTGACACTGACATTTCCTACAACATAGGAAGGGAAGATATATGGGATG CTAAAGTTAGCTACCTAGATGATGGCTTTCCCCATGAAAGGGAAGATGACATTTCTTGGAAATACTGGCCACACAAAATAGATGGTAATTCTGGAGATTTTTTGGATTATGAAAATGGTGAGATACCAGATAATGCTTTTGAAGGGCATTACATGCTGAGGAAAAG GGGTGTCAAAGCAACAAATTTGAATAGTTTAG ATCCTTCTCCAAAGCATTTATCATCAAAAGTTGGTCATGATTTGACAACTTTAATTGGGGAAAGGTATGAAATTTCCCTCCAAG ATTTGCCAGCCCAACCAGGTTGGCCTTTTTTTGGGACTGAAGATGTAAAGGATAGCTTGAGCTTGCTGAG CAGTGAAGAATCATGCTCTTCTAGCGCAG TGAGGGGTGAAACGATAGACAGTTCACCTCCAAATCTAATGCCTAGGCAGAGCAGAAGAATATGTAGTACATTTGGTAGGACCAGAATGAAGTATGATCTGGTCAATGATTTTGCCAAGGAAACACGTTGCGAAGACAGAGATAATCTTGGGCAACCATCTGGCAAATATATGAGGACTCCAGTTCCGCTCAAGTCAACAGCAACCAAGCGTGCAAGCTATTATCTCCAAGGGGGAATAGAACTATCTCAGAAATGGTTGCTTGAGGAAAGATGCAATGGAGTTGATATAGATTTGGGTTTCAGTTCTTTCCATTGCACCTCACAGGCAAACCTTCCATCTGTAGGATCCCAGCTGTGGGCTGAAGATCCTATTGGTGCCTTTCCTGTTCCTGAACTGAATCTTAATGTCAAATCTTGCTTTAATACACCTAAGCACAGTGAATCTATTCACTGTTTGCCTTTTAGCTGTTTCACATCCGAGAAGTTTGCTTTTTGCCAACCATTGAATCAAACAAACGCTTTTGATTCTCCAGTATTCTCAAATATCGGGGCTGGATCAATCAAGCATGCCCTATCTCCAGATTCAGGAAGACAAGGTGTTCCTTTGGATTTGTTTGATGCTGGTCAGCATAGAGAGATTGGATTTCTTGATTTATCAGTACGAGGACGAGTTAATGGAGATGATAAAAGAAAACCAAAGTCCCCACCAGCCAACTGCAAACAGTTAGAATTTGAAATGGAAAATTGCTTTGGAAatgatttattattttcaaaGGAGCCCATAGTAATGGGTGGTTCAAATCCGAATAACAAGGAGGATGAATTCAATGAAGCAAAAGATGGAACTCTAGAAACAAAGGGGAGCCTTGGTGTGGAAACATCACCATCTGTTAAGATCCATGAGAAAGGAGAGAGCAAAGG ATATGAGTGTGATGTAGAAATTCCACTTCCTTGTCAAAGCGGGACAGAACAGAAG AGCTTAATGCAGGAACAGAAATGA
- the LOC107932481 gene encoding uncharacterized protein isoform X9 gives MGFQCKMPFAGAGAPPSSYQGELQCPKISFSDHDNHDLNASNDSLDLWNAATENQLSVFDMLINDESEVGSERSLVHEAHVAFSVEGLGKMRTKTPLHSPKQGGRISSDDCSLAWNFSRQLNSLKGSNFVLNDSELEVDMDVPLGSSPSQFSVDITDSHGNWKPNLSTFSDDMQLDSHYRNSKCSFGDTDISYNIGREDIWDAKVSYLDDGFPHEREDDISWKYWPHKIDGNSGDFLDYENGEIPDNAFEGHYMLRKRGVKATNLNSLDPSPKHLSSKVGHDLTTLIGERYEISLQDLPAQPGWPFFGTEDVKDSLSLLSEESCSSSAVRGETIDSSPPNLMPRQSRRICSTFGRTRMKYDLVNDFAKETRCEDRDNLGQPSGKYMRTPVPLKSTATKRASYYLQGGIELSQKWLLEERCNGVDIDLGFSSFHCTSQANLPSVGSQLWAEDPIGAFPVPELNLNVKSCFNTPKHSESIHCLPFSCFTSEKFAFCQPLNQTNAFDSPVFSNIGAGSIKHALSPDSGRQGVPLDLFDAGQHREIGFLDLSVRGRVNGDDKRKPKSPPANCKQLEFEMENCFGNDLLFSKEPIVMGGSNPNNKEDEFNEAKDGTLETKGSLGVETSPSVKIHEKGESKGYECDVEIPLPCQSGTEQKSLMQEQK, from the exons ATGGGGTTTCAGTGCAAAATGCCATTTGCTGGTGCAGGTGCTCCACCATCAAGCTATCAAGGAGAGTTACAATGCCCAAA GATTTCATTTAGCGATCATGATAATCATGATTTAAATGCTTCCAATGATAGTTTGGATCTCTGGAATGCAGCCACTGAGAATC AATTATCTGTTTTCGACATGCTTATTAATGATGAATCAGAGGTGGGTTCAGAAAGAAGTCTGGTTCATGAAGCTCATGTTGCTTTTTCAGTTGAAG GTTTAGGTAAGATGAGAACAAAGACTCCATTGCACTCACCAAAGCAAGGGGGCAG AATCTCTTCTGATGATTGCTCATTAGCCTGGAACTTTTCAAGGCAACTAAACTCATTGAAGGGTTCTAACTTTGTGCTAAATGATAGTGAACTAGAAGTG GACATGGATGTTCCTCTTGGTAGCAGTCCTTCGCAGTTCTCAGTCGATATAACTGATTCACATGGCAATTGGAAGCCAAACCTCTCCACTTTTTCTGATGACATGCAACTTGACAGCCATTACAGAAATAGCAAGTGCTCTTTTGGTGACACTGACATTTCCTACAACATAGGAAGGGAAGATATATGGGATG CTAAAGTTAGCTACCTAGATGATGGCTTTCCCCATGAAAGGGAAGATGACATTTCTTGGAAATACTGGCCACACAAAATAGATGGTAATTCTGGAGATTTTTTGGATTATGAAAATGGTGAGATACCAGATAATGCTTTTGAAGGGCATTACATGCTGAGGAAAAG GGGTGTCAAAGCAACAAATTTGAATAGTTTAG ATCCTTCTCCAAAGCATTTATCATCAAAAGTTGGTCATGATTTGACAACTTTAATTGGGGAAAGGTATGAAATTTCCCTCCAAG ATTTGCCAGCCCAACCAGGTTGGCCTTTTTTTGGGACTGAAGATGTAAAGGATAGCTTGAGCTTGCTGAG TGAAGAATCATGCTCTTCTAGCGCAG TGAGGGGTGAAACGATAGACAGTTCACCTCCAAATCTAATGCCTAGGCAGAGCAGAAGAATATGTAGTACATTTGGTAGGACCAGAATGAAGTATGATCTGGTCAATGATTTTGCCAAGGAAACACGTTGCGAAGACAGAGATAATCTTGGGCAACCATCTGGCAAATATATGAGGACTCCAGTTCCGCTCAAGTCAACAGCAACCAAGCGTGCAAGCTATTATCTCCAAGGGGGAATAGAACTATCTCAGAAATGGTTGCTTGAGGAAAGATGCAATGGAGTTGATATAGATTTGGGTTTCAGTTCTTTCCATTGCACCTCACAGGCAAACCTTCCATCTGTAGGATCCCAGCTGTGGGCTGAAGATCCTATTGGTGCCTTTCCTGTTCCTGAACTGAATCTTAATGTCAAATCTTGCTTTAATACACCTAAGCACAGTGAATCTATTCACTGTTTGCCTTTTAGCTGTTTCACATCCGAGAAGTTTGCTTTTTGCCAACCATTGAATCAAACAAACGCTTTTGATTCTCCAGTATTCTCAAATATCGGGGCTGGATCAATCAAGCATGCCCTATCTCCAGATTCAGGAAGACAAGGTGTTCCTTTGGATTTGTTTGATGCTGGTCAGCATAGAGAGATTGGATTTCTTGATTTATCAGTACGAGGACGAGTTAATGGAGATGATAAAAGAAAACCAAAGTCCCCACCAGCCAACTGCAAACAGTTAGAATTTGAAATGGAAAATTGCTTTGGAAatgatttattattttcaaaGGAGCCCATAGTAATGGGTGGTTCAAATCCGAATAACAAGGAGGATGAATTCAATGAAGCAAAAGATGGAACTCTAGAAACAAAGGGGAGCCTTGGTGTGGAAACATCACCATCTGTTAAGATCCATGAGAAAGGAGAGAGCAAAGG ATATGAGTGTGATGTAGAAATTCCACTTCCTTGTCAAAGCGGGACAGAACAGAAG AGCTTAATGCAGGAACAGAAATGA